CGAAGAAATCAAATGGTTTCAAGAGGAACTCCGAGGAGTCGTCTTCGTGATCTCCTGCTGATCCCACAACCTGAGCCTGCAAAAACataaagagagacaaaaaaaaaaacactattcAAACAAACAAACCCTTTTTGAAAGATATAGTATTTTCCAAAGACACAGAAAGAAGAACCTAACCTGTCCTTGAAGGAGAAAATAAACACCCTCCACCTCCTCATCTCTACGCACCACATAATCCCCTCTCTCTGCCCAAATCATTGTGGATGGACGGAAAAACCattataacaataataataataatagaaaagaaaatcatattGATGATACTGACCGTAACGCTTGAGAACAAGGACCTGGGCGATTCTATTGAGAGAAGAAGTATTTAATCCCTGCAATAAGGCCACTTTCCCAAGGAACTCAACTACTTCTGCTTCAAAACAAAGACCAATATGCCAAAATCATCCCAATCGAACGACACAAGTAGTAGGATCTCCAGCAGAGCAGACGGAATACTTACCTGATCCAGTGTTCATGGGGCACCAAACTATTTTTGATTGGCCGGCAAAAAGTCAATCGAATGAATGGATTTGGTGACGTTAAGTAAAGGACAAGTACTGATCGCGTACGCTCGGGCGTACTGTAGATTAGAGTGCATGTGGAGAAACGTGTTAATCATGAGCGTGGAGGACGAATATGACAAATTTAATGGGCCCTTTATCTTAAAAAGCCCATCTACCTTTCATGACCCGACTGACTCGTCGATGTTAATAAAATCATTCCTCCTTACCTTGCTTTCTTTAAGTAAAGTAAGACGAAAGTGCACGTCTTTTAGTCCTCCAGACTCTTCTCCACTCTTGTTGTTAGCTGTCTTGCTAAATGGAATCTTCCCAGCATCTCTCTGTGGTGAGTTTGTTAGATTCTTCTTATTTACAACTCTCTTTCTTCATCGGTTCTGTCTGTAAACCACTACCACGAACTTGGCTTTGACTTGAGAGTTTTCGTTGATAAATCAAATCACACTcgtctactttctctctctctctctaattagTGTTTTTAATTTGTCTTTCATCAGCCAGGATTGAAATCACTTTGATGCTTTTTCTTCGCAGTCACTCGTGATACAAATTCCTGATATCCAGCTTGATCCGACCAGCTTATGattcccttctctctctctctctcttcttagAGCCACACACACTGATCAATCTCCGATCAGTAGCTTCTGTCCGAAAATCCCCATCCCATTACCGATTCATTCCCTCATCTTTTGCAAATCTGACTTCTTTACggcacaatatatatatatataatgctcGACAGTTCCCATGTCGATACTCTGTTGTGTCCCTGTGATTGAATGTGTATACTGCTTGGGCTGTTCCCATTGGCTGTGGAAGAAATGTATGTACTCAGCAGGCCACGAGAGCGAGAGCTGGGGATTAGCCACTTCCCATGAGTTCGACCCCATCCCTCGGCTCTGCCGCTTCATCTTAGCCGTCTACGAAGACGATCTCCACAACCCTATCTGGGCTCctcccggcggctacggcctcGACCCTCATCACGTCATCCTCAAGAAAGACTATGACCAGACTCAAGGCCGTGTCACCCCTTACATGATCTACCTGGATCATGAAAACGACGCCGTTGTGCTTGCCATCAGAGGGCTTAATTTGGCCAAGGAGAGCGATTACGCGCTTCTGCTTGATAACAAACTTGGCCAGACTAAGTTTGACGGAGGTTACGTTCACAACGGGTTGCTAAAGGCCGCCGTGTGGGTCTTTGAGGAGGAGCGTGAGGTTTTGAATCGATTACTGGAGGAGAACCCGAGTTATTCCTTGACCTTTGTTGGGCATTCTCTAGGTGCAGGGGTTGTGTCCTTGCTCGTCTTGTTTCTTGTTCAGAACAGTGGGAGGCTGGGGAACATTGAGAGGAATAGGATTAGATGCTTTGCTATTGCTCCTCCCAGGTGTATGTCTCTCCATCTAGCTGTCTCCTATGCTGACGTCATCAACTCTGTCGTTCTACAGGATGATTTCTTACCTCGGACTACCACAGCTCTGGAGGATGTCTTCAAGTCAATCATCTGgtatttgatttaattattactacattattattattagaagCATCATCAAGTGTGTAGAGAAGAATCTAATCATGGGGTCTATGTTTTGCAATGTTAACAAGCTTGCCATGCCTGTTGTGTCTCACATGTGTGAAAGATACATTCACATTCGAGGAGAAGAAGCTCAAGGATACAAGGCGTCTATATGCACCTGGTAGGTTATACCACATCGTTGTGCGCAAGCCCTTGAGGTAGTAGCTATTAATAccacttttatatttatagtcCATCAACTCCAAAGTTGCATCAAAGTGAATGCTCCTTCCTTGGTGCAGATTAGGAAGATATCCACCCGTTGTGAGAACAGCTGTTCCAGTTGATGGGAGGTTTGACCAGTTAGTTCTCTCATGTAACGCCACAGCGGATCACGCCATCATCTGGATTCAAAGGGAATCACAGAGAGCTCTCGATGTGAGTAGTACCTCTATTCagctttttttttggaagatgtTGATTTATGAAATGTGAACAATTTTCAGTTGATGGTGGAAGAGGAAGCAGTTATGGAGATACCGGTGGAGCAGAAAATCGTGCGGCAGAAATCGGTAGTTGAGGAACATGACGAAGAATACAGAGCGGCTATGGTGAAGGCGGCTTCTCTGAACATCCCTATGTCCTCTCCATCACCTTCGTATGGAACATTCCATGAtacagaagaagaaggagaaagctCTTCTGCAGGAGGATCCCCATCCATGTGGTCCTTCAAGGGAATGAAAAGAAAATGGAACCGGTTTGTAGATCGTCATTTTCctattgatgatgatgataatgacaGTGGAGATATGAAAGAGGAATCTCCagctttgttgttgttgtaggtGAGAAACACGAGATCTTGTTTTATTTAGGTGTACATGTAGAAATATAGAATCAGAGAAGCAAAAAAGAAGTTGTAGATTATTGAGAATTTTCTTCATTGAATTTGGGATTATGTCTGATGTGAAGATGCTGCAGCACCTTTTGTGCAGTCAGTAGCATGTTCTAGTATTACTACAAACTTGGTTTTGACTCCATCCAACACTCCTCTCGATATTGGTCTCTTGGGCCATCCACCTCTATTACTGCAGGGTATGAAGGATGATACCTTAGCTCCACAAAATTTCAGTTTTAGTGATGATTTTATCTTCAAAAAATTCATGGGGAAACCTATTGTTACCTAAAACTAGTCCATACATTCAGTGCATAAGTCCTTCCTCTTAAAACATGTTTGCTTCTTGTCATTCCCCATGTAAGTCATTTACAGGATTGTTTTGACCAGTTTCTCTCCCCCCAACTCTCTCGGGCAAGTTGTATCATCCTTCATCTCCAACCAGCGCCAGACCAATATAAACAAATTTTTGACAATGTCCTAAGCCCATATAAAAAAACCGTACAATACACATAAACACAACAAATTTGTAATGAAACTTTTTTAATTCAAGGATTGGACCCTAATTATGTGGCTTGTGCCATGGGCCGGGCCTGTCTCCAACACTGACCTGACTTGACAACCTGAAGttaagaagaacaaagaaacaGTTCATCTCAAAGTGTCTACAGATCATCTCACTGAACTGAGAATTGGGACTCAGGGTAGCTCAAGTAGGCAAACTATTCCTAGTGAACTTGTAGTGTTGTTTGTTAAGATAATACATGTGTTAAAGTCCAAGCTTCCAAATCATCTGAAAGAGTTTCTTGTGCTGTACATGGGCCTCCCTCCACAATTCCCTACCAGAAGTCAATCCTCAACATTAACCAACTTTCGGGTTTaactaacaaaaaaagaaggttTATCAATAGGCTTTCGAGAAAAAAACTTCTATTTGGCCCACAGAGTTAATAAGTGTCTCTCAAGTCTCTGTATCAAAAAGGCCCTCAATGCGCtcgtaaaaaatatttattattcctTCTGTTCCATTTCAAATGTccttgtatcttttttttttaaagaatgtcCTTCTATTCCCTCCATTCCATTTATCACTTCACCTGTTCTAAATGTCATTGTACATTTTAAAATGGACCTGTTTTATTATaagtgttattttatattttcaatgcatatatttgataatttttcactttttctatttttagctAAATAACtatcaaaatcaaataaaacaatgTACATTCTTAGTCCCATGAAGATAGAAATTCTGaaatttgatttgttttcttttgtcagatatttttattttacaaagatAAAAGTTTTGTGTTTCATTGCAATTTTAAGCTTGTTTAGTAGTTTTACCCACATTAATTAAAACAactactattaaaataaattgaacTTTTTGCAATTACAATATTAAATAAAGGTTATTTTTAGCAatgtaaatttattattaaaatatatgaaaatctcaaaacttctaTATTATGGAACACATAGAGTATAAATTATggtataaaagaaaatttaataacttTCTTACACTTTGATTGGTGGAGTTGATGATAAAGCAGTAGCAGCGTGCTATAAAATCAGTATGTTAAAGAAGATATATGCTttcgtttatatatttaattatgtgaTTGGTAAAGTGGTAAATgatgaatatataatattattataaaagttaatatgtggtataaaattttatttatttctaaatatatatatatatatatatatatatatttgtagtatctaatatatattattctatgtttttgttattaaaatagtgaaccatatattattatataaattaaattatttttaaatgtaaaatattattatttaaaaaggttaaatttatttttattgtaaatttcgttttatatataaatttaaattttgaatataagcataaatttttgatatcattaaataaaaaattaattatatataattatttttagtttttatatattttatatgtaaatgaTCAACCAAAATCTTCATTTATGAGTATTGAACAAAGAGTATTTGGCAAACATTAGCAccttgtaaataatttttaaaaaactattgaTCGGATGATAAAAAAACATAGTGATTATGCTAATGTTTTAccaattaaagttttaatacgTATGAAAAACCTTTATACTACATGTAAAGttgtattttaaattgttttattgtTCATGTGTGTGATGGAgtatgttgtatttttaaactGTTTTAGTTTTCTAGCACGAATGTAtgtaaatcattttaaaaataaaattaagaagaTGATTGCCATAAACGATGTATTATCTGAAGACGTGCATTGTCGTGGTTAAAAAAAtagtacaaacaaaaaaattgaatgtCAGTTGTGTCGCGGGTAATCAATGCCTATGTCCCTGCGTCTTAACAAAATAATTGAGgctttaaattttcaatttcaCTATATTTATCGTGACATGATCACTCTTCTGTAGCTCgtacctctttttttttctgaacgaCTGTAGCTCGTACcatgttttgatttgttataCTTCTCTTTTTATCGTGGTGTCCAATTGGTGTATAGGATTTTAGACTATATGATTTGTTATATGTAGATTAATTAATgtaataaattagtttatagaCTTTCAGactatgattttaaatttattatatatgaagGAGTCTAGACTCTATAGCACATATTCAAtactaatttttgaaaatacacaATATAGAAAGCACACACAAATACTACAGTATATGATATTATTGATTACAGTGGTTATGTTTTGACAGAAGGAAATAATGTAGTTTACAATTAAACACAAAGTTTTGTCGTTATGGAAATTAATGCATGCAACCACAAGTGGTGCGTTACTAAATTATGTGGGATTCGTGGATAGAGATGGTCCAGATAGACCAATAATTATTTTCACCAGTGTCTCTCTTGcctttcaaatttatttattttttactgcTTGAACTTCACACAAAATAGTACCTTGaagttagaaataaataaatacgctgacaagaaaaaaaagacttcaCTATCTAGGGGAGATTAAGACCGAATTACATTATTTAACTTACGTTCagctttaaattaaaaacttttaCTCAAAACAAAAGTTCTAGAAACTTGAACAGTGCtttgtatttgtttcaataTTTAACTTACGTCTTAATTGTATAGATTATGGAATTATTCGGAGAAAATGCGCATTTATATAATCTGTCATTGAAATTGGAACCTTAAATATCCAAATAGTATATTCCATTTTCTTGCAACTACGTATAAGTGGATTCTGTTTGTCATATAATGTAAGATAGGGTAATAAAAAGTTATCATTGTTGACATTGATGAGAAACAAAACAACGCTCCATcgtttttagttaaaatatgttTCATTCCCCCCATAACAAGATGGATAAAATACCAAATGGTGATGAAACCCTATAACAAAAAAACTGAGGTGGCGTGTTGTTTGATAGTTAAAAGGACATGTGGTTAAACCACGCCCTATTTCTAGTTCCATGTAACTTATATTTCCTCTATATCAATTAAggaacaattttaaattatgagttatatttcaatatttatGTGTCATAACCTCAGCCCTCTTCACAAATTCTATTAAAACGGGCATAAATTACTAAAGTAATCACATAATTGTCACTGTAGATCATTATTGCATAAATGTATGTTGTACATTTTTATATCCAAATGTCAAATcataactttcaaaaaaaatgtcaaatcacTAGTGCGAAAACCACATTAATTTATTATGCAGTAATTTATGAATCATTTATACACTAACCTCaatatcatgtatatataatagGGGAGTTTTTTTTGAACATATAATAGGGGGGTTTATACATTAATTTACTACGCAATAATTTATTAGGTTTTCATTTTGAAGAGGTCGGTTATTCCAAAACTAAAGTAACAACCTTTTTTTAGTATATCAACCTTAGTTAATGTGAAAGTATCGTAATAAGAAAACCTATATGAAAAACACTTTAAATAGCTTACTTTCTCTTCTCGTGGTATATCATCCcctattataaaaaaatcatcaatacgCCTtcgttgataaaaaaattttcttattaaaatatctCACTTCGCTCCATTATAGGTTTTCTTATTCTTCGtattaataaaacatcaaatttcaGTAAAATATCTGGTGTTTTAGTTGAAACATCTTTCTACACCACGTATGATTTAGGCCCCGTTACGAATTAGTCTGGTGGTGAATGGTTTGCAGCTGCAAATACGGTTCCGGATTCGATTTGTACTGACTACAGTATAACTTAGGCTCCATTATGTGTGTACAGACGCAGGCTGATACCGGATCTAGGGGAGATTAAGACCGAAGGTTGGTACAGGGTTCAGGGAAGATTAAGGTCGAAGGCCCGAACCCATcctaacaaataaaaaaatatctttttacgCAATAcgtaaaaattttaaacactaATCTGGGAAAAAACATTTTTCGTTGAAATTGTTTAAACCCACATTCAACATTCATTAGTAACGGATAAAAAGAGACATAACTATcggcttgtttttttttgttagcaaCATAAATATAATCCGGTAAAATTCTACAAATCAAAATGGTAACTTTGTGTATTTATAAAGTTGATTCCGAGCATTGCAAGCGAACTATCAGTTCATTTATTGATCAATTATTCTTCTCGCAGTCAATCGAAGCTCGGTAATTTCATAGATAATATCATACAAGAATTAAAACTGGAGATAAACTAGATGTTACATAAGATTGTTGGTAAATTTTACAAGAGATCGAAACAACAAAAATGTATTTAGAATCTATTGAATCACTTGGCGAGAACATGAATCACACATGAATCACACAATTTTGCATCACcgagaaaaatatatttgattgtcgATTGACAATCTAAAACAAATGATGAGTTTTTTTAGTTCAGTCCatcattttaacatatttttatcatTAACTTAATGTACCGAACACAGCAAAATGTGTATTTGTTCTATCACTGTTAGGCCATCAGTAATGATTGAATTCTTAGAGGTATTctaactaatttttatataaaaacaagaaaagaggGGAAAGAGAGCATTTGTTAGAGTTTTGAGAACATTTTTTACcattagggcatctccaacctaTAACACTATTGTGGTGTAAAAACTACATTATTTTACTGTGGTTTTagcactaaattttttttttctccaaccATGACACCAAAATTTACATCAAagctatatttttttcatttttatattattttgaactattttattttattagttaatatatatatataataaatttatttattatgtaataatattGAACAGAATTATATCACACATagctattttttaaaataaatatttacaattttaacatataacaatatgaaaataatagattaaaataaaCTGTTTCAATACATGTATTgtattgatttaatatatttattttactattttaaatgTATTTGCTTTGTCATTAATAATtgttaaactaatattttataaataaaaataataaatagtcgATGAACAGTAGTTCATGAACAATAGTAATATGTGAACAGTACATGTGAACAGTGTTTATCGTTGTGAACAGTAACACATCATAATTGGTGTGGTACTATAGTTTTACACTAAAATAGTATGATTTTTGCAGTTGGGTTAGATAAGTTTTTAtgtaaaaattacataaaaatggTGTTTTGGAGTTGAGTTAGAAATGGCCTTAGAAAGTGATTATGAATGTGAGACAATAATATAAAGCTCTGATGGACTTATCTGAAATTCGAAGGATAAGAGGCTAGAGGTCTCGTTGATCTGAATAGAGGCATAGGGCGAGACTGAGAACTAGaaacaaatcaatttttttttgtgagtaGGATTTCGTGGTGCTGATAACGTATTGTGAACTAGAGAATGAGAAAATTGATTGTTCTTTTATTATTCCATAGATAacgatatatataaatacaaaactaGGGTTTAGAGCACTAGTCGAATTTACACCATTGCTATAGTGCCCTTACATATCCAACATCAATATGATCCAATATcactttggtttaaaatttgttattatGAGAtgcaaaaaagaaataaaaattatagataaGAGGATGTGTATTGTttataataagtaaatacaATCTTTAAAAAGTTACTCCACTGGCGCATATTATCAAGTAGTGTATTGCTATTACTGTATTACCTTATACACTTTTCTGAATTTTGATGAAATCAACTATTTTATTTGACATCTTCGTGGACCCAAAATTAAATGGTTGATAAAACCATAAAAACTAATACCGCACTgatcataaaatttatattatatgatattaataataaaatttatatacacatTATTTTGTGTTACtaaatttcaattaaatttGCTGATTTTTAAATGTACCTTATGCTGTATTGTGTCAAAATCTATAATAATAATGttagttatttttaatagtttggaGTTATATATACGTTATggcatttatttttattgtgtagttgtttttaggtttaatttttttacactTGAATTCTTTATTggaattatcataaaataattatcaaatactCCATATAAAAACAATTGAATATCACGAgataaatacttttaaaatatatacataattgtAGTACTAGCCAGTAACCAAGTTGATGATGAATAACAATCTATCACtgataaaagaaaaagttaaaaaaataccGAATCTTTCAATTGCATTTTTTCAGCttactttgttttgagaacATTCTTGGGTTTCACCAAATAGAATCCAACACTCTCTCTTCAGTCTTACCATATGTATTGATGTATAAAATATGAGTCGCTCCAAAAACCAAGATTATGACCAAAGtcaacctctctctctctctctctctctctctctctctctctctctctctctctctctctctctctctctctctctctctctctctctctctctctctctctctccctctctctctctctctctctctctctctctctctctctctctctctctctctctctctctctctctctctctctctctctctctctctctctctcctttaaAGACAGTACTCAACTTTAAAGTCAGTCTCTCTTAAGTCTCTTTCCATCACGACCAGCTGAGAAAGAGAAAGCaataaagagaaagaaagaaaaagaagaagataaagctTCAATACCAAACTTCTTTAATAAATCTTGGCCTTTTGGCTGTCTCCTTATTGAGTAACTTGTATATCTTATGTTTTGAGTTCTAAACTCTTCTTATAGACATTTACAGAATGTCTTTGACAAAGGATGATGGTGTAGAAGCAGCAAGAGGAAGAAGCAGCAGAAGAAACAGCTTATTAAGTAAACAACTTGCTGTAGCTGTAAAAAGTGTTCAGTGGAGCTACGCAATCTTCTGGTCCTCTTCACCAACTCAATCTGGGTAAGTATAATCTAACAAAATTAAGTTATCATGGTCTTAGTTATTTTACTCCAAAGAAACAAGTTATCATGGTCTTGATCTTTGCATcataacaaaactaatttatgtttggtcatacacaaaaaaaaaaggattagaTCTTGATCTTATCTTTGCATTGCCCTTTTCTTCTTATAAATTATCGGTTTGGAAGGTGTAAATATAACTGTGTTTGGGCACTATATTCtaaatttagggttttggaGTGGGGAGAAGGTTGCTACAatggagaaatgaagaagaggaagaagagaaacgAAGCTCATTATAAACATGTGTTGCAGAGAAGCAGCCAACTTAGGACACTGTATCTGTGTATGCGTGAAGGAGACAGTACTACTACTATTAGTACtactcatgatgatgatgattatcaAAATTGTAACAGTAGAAGTATGATGCTGTCACCAGATGACCTCTCAGATGAAGAGTGGTACTATATAGTCTCCATGTCCTATGTCTTCTCTCCTTCTCAATggtttgttctctctctctcatataaaaatattacattaataaatatatatagctCTTTTCGAGATATGGTAAAAGTACTAATTCGGAATGAAAGTAGAGTAAACCATGTCCCATCGTTTTAATCTCAAGAAGATGGATATCTACAGATTTCCTCACAGTGTCAATCCCCGCCTATAGATTTCATGTACTTGTTTGGTCAAGGGGCTAATACCTTGTGACTATTACTATTTATGTACTTGTTTGGCCAAGGGGTTGATGATGCCTCATGACTCGTACTGTTTATGAACTAGAGTACCCCCAACAAGTTTTAATTTGGTATTCCTTTGGGCATTCTCATTAAAAATGAGAATAGCTCTTACAAATTTGATAATAAagtaaatagataaaataagaAAGAGGAAACAACTGAAACTAATAAGTACTTCCTCTCTTCTTGAGAGTTTTCCTTTACAATAGTCCTGTCTTAATTGGTAGACTTTtgtatactaaaaatatttgattaaatgTAAGACTATATacaaatgttttataaatttagcaCCCTGCTTTTTACATTTTAACAttccatattattattttctctaCCTAATTATTCAACACTCGTTGTACTTTGATATCATAcagtgattttgtttaataaaattcaatatTATATCCCACCATATTTATATcccatcatttttattttatattgttagtTTTATATACTTGTATATCTACatattaacttttatataaaatatctacatattaacagaaataataatttaaaataaaaaaagagaagtaagcttaaaataaaattgattttttgttttatatttttgcatataataaaaattaaattagttcattataaatattagaattatatatgaacataaatattttgtatccaaataaaataaaataagtttctATTTGTAAAGtatgaaaataataaactttgatatgaaataaataaatataaattaatctacttataaaaaaactaatcacAAACAATTAAGATAAGAAATAtcaaatacattattttctccctccttttttgttaaaaagttGACACATGATTGTGGACccattttcttgtttttcaacatgttaaaaaaatttaacttatTTGTATCCAcgtaatattttagtttttttaagtATGTTCATTGTGGGAGTTCAATAGTTGAATTGAAAATTCAAGAGCCCCATTGTATATGGTCTGATAACATCTCCATCAGTATCtaaccaattaaaaaatatttttaaaaaattaaaaaagagacaacaaaaatatctgaaaaagAAACTCTTAAGAAATTCGTAGAAATTATAATGACATGtgttaaattttgttaaaaattaatcaGTAACTAAactttgttaaaatattaaattttgtattttagaaTCTCACTTAAGATaaaggacaagacttgggttcaccccctatggtgaaccgtTAAATTCACAACTTCCCTAATAATCAATTAaagtgccaactagattaatgataaaataatttaaaaataaataatatcatatttaataatgctaatgtcactatttaatttttaaactcaaactctataccctaaatccaaattctaaaccctaaattttaacttataaacccaaactctataccctaaacccaaatcttaatccctaaacccaaaccataaatcataaaccaaaaaatctaaactttaaacccaaaactagaccataaacccaaatcttatactctaaactcaaaccataaactctaaacccaaaccgtataccctaaacccaaatcctaaaccgtaacccaaaccatgaactctaaatccaaactttaattcttaactttaaatttcaaaagaacaacatcaatattaatctaaatatttagggtataaggtttgggttttgtatttacgttttgggtttaaagtctaggatttgggtttagggtataggtttgggtttagagttcagatttttgggtttatgatttatggtt
This genomic stretch from Raphanus sativus cultivar WK10039 chromosome 3, ASM80110v3, whole genome shotgun sequence harbors:
- the LOC108844060 gene encoding uncharacterized protein LOC108844060 produces the protein MSILCCVPVIECVYCLGCSHWLWKKCMYSAGHESESWGLATSHEFDPIPRLCRFILAVYEDDLHNPIWAPPGGYGLDPHHVILKKDYDQTQGRVTPYMIYLDHENDAVVLAIRGLNLAKESDYALLLDNKLGQTKFDGGYVHNGLLKAAVWVFEEEREVLNRLLEENPSYSLTFVGHSLGAGVVSLLVLFLVQNSGRLGNIERNRIRCFAIAPPRCMSLHLAVSYADVINSVVLQDDFLPRTTTALEDVFKSIICLPCLLCLTCVKDTFTFEEKKLKDTRRLYAPGRLYHIVVRKPLRLGRYPPVVRTAVPVDGRFDQLVLSCNATADHAIIWIQRESQRALDLMVEEEAVMEIPVEQKIVRQKSVVEEHDEEYRAAMVKAASLNIPMSSPSPSYGTFHDTEEEGESSSAGGSPSMWSFKGMKRKWNRFVDRHFPIDDDDNDSGDMKEESPALLLL